In a single window of the Elaeis guineensis isolate ETL-2024a chromosome 4, EG11, whole genome shotgun sequence genome:
- the LOC105043074 gene encoding RING-H2 finger protein ATL16-like: protein MDPTLRPPLTSQPPPPPPSTSSSSYTSFPILVITILGILTTAILLLSYYIFAIKCRLNLRRADLVRRLYFARSRRHQFHMPPIINTTTAPEFRGLDPSTVRSIPIIKFRKAGGDAEAERRTSFNECAVCLNEFQEEEKLRLLPSCSHAFHIDCIDIWLQFNANCPLCRSDITGPIPIPSQQFMVQPPDQVMNGSIVIEVRGDESGAQTPRMEAPNPSPRSGQGKKGRKLHKMGSMGDECINVRGKDERFCVQPIRRSFSMDSSNDRQLYLSVQELLRHNPQCFQEAGGSGEEEASSSSSSSSSGGGGCGRVRRSFFSFGQRSSRTAILPFHVDQ from the coding sequence ATGGATCCAACTCTTAGGCCTCCCCTCACAAGCCAACCCCCACCACCCCCACCCTCCACCTCCTCCTCATCGTACACCAGCTTCCCCATCTTGGTCATCACCATCCTCGGCATCCTCACCACCGCCATCCTCCTCCTCAGCTACTACATCTTCGCCATCAAGTGCCGCCTCAACTTGCGCCGTGCCGACCTCGTGCGCCGCCTCTACTTCGCCCGGTCCCGACGCCACCAATTCCACATGCCTCCAATCATCAACACCACCACCGCACCCGAATTTCGCGGCCTCGACCCATCCACCGTCCGCTCCATCCCCATCATCAAATTCAGAAAAGCCGGCGGCGACGCCGAAGCCGAGAGGAGGACCTCCTTCAACGAGTGCGCCGTGTGCTTGAATGAGTTCCAAGAGGAGGAGAAGCTCAGGCTCCTCCCCAGCTGCTCCCATGCCTTCCACATCGACTGCATTGACATCTGGCTCCAGTTCAATGCCAACTGCCCACTATGTAGGTCAGACATCACCGGCCCAATACCAATTCCATCCCAACAATTCATGGTCCAACCTCCTGATCAAGTGATGAATGGAAGCATAGTTATAGAAGTGAGAGGAGATGAAAGTGGTGCCCAGACTCCAAGAATGGAAGCTCCGAATCCTTCGCCGAGGTCCGggcaggggaagaaggggagaaaGTTGCACAAAATGGGGAGCATGGGGGATGAGTGCATCAATGTGAGGGGGAAGGACGAGCGGTTCTGCGTTCAGCCCATAAGGAGGTCATTCTCCATGGATTCCTCCAATGATAGGCAGCTCTATCTTTCAGTTCAGGAGTTACTGAGGCACAATCCGCAGTGTTTTCAAGAGGCAGGAgggagtggagaagaagaagcgagcagcagcagcagcagcagcagcagtggtGGTGGTGGTTGCGGCAGAGTCCGGCGGTCGTTCTTCTCATTCGGACAACGGAGCTCAAGAACTGCTATTCTTCCATTCCAtgttgatcaatga